One Aegilops tauschii subsp. strangulata cultivar AL8/78 chromosome 7, Aet v6.0, whole genome shotgun sequence genomic window carries:
- the LOC109764272 gene encoding pentatricopeptide repeat-containing protein At4g33990 codes for MPPPCPSARVEEENLLVRLAARCASGRQLDQLHARAVLLGHSRNSFVAAKLVRAFADLGHLGRARAVATALGPAANAFVWTALVRAHSQSDAAARDAVALYAQMHHGCPGIKPLTFTVSSVLKAAARRKMLQEGEQVHVHVFKNGFQTDERIATTLVDFYAKCSRLDDARRVFDRLSVKDAQLYNTMIAAHMEGGEVERAEELFQTMPERNAYTLVEMVCGYSARGDMDSAKRLFEIAVAKGAENTVVCTAMISGYAKTGNADDARAVFDGMRVRDAATWNVMIGMYSGAGRAAEAVDLFKIMLETRARPKVEPNHTTISIVAAACAQCGLPSQASWIQDYVDRHTMLLNNHTVAALIDMHSKCGNIERALDLFCSWRQRDLICYSSMISALGMHGRGKDAIAVFNELCDNGFDPDEICFVSVLNACSHTGLIDEGRGYFKTMKDDYNIIPTVEHYLCVVDLLGRAGCIDEAYQMITHEMPKDIEPHAGIWGALLSACRTYSNVEIGEVAASHLFKLEPNNVGNYVLLSNIYANAKKWDGVQKVRALLRRQGMKKPPGWSQVDAEGSLREYITGELDSVLEAVLEILNWELKDHGYTPIIEDE; via the coding sequence ATGCCGCCGCCCTGCCCGAGCGCCCGCGTCGAGGAGGAGAACCTCCTCGTGCGCCTGGCGGCTCGGTGCGCGTCAGGGCGCCAGCTCGATCAACTCCACGCCCGCGCCGTGCTCCTCGGCCACTCCCGAAACAGCTTCGTCGCCGCCAAGCTCGTCCGCGCCTTCGCCGACCTCGGCCACCTCGGCCGCGCGCGCGCGGTGGCCACGGCGCTCGGCCCCGCCGCCAACGCCTTCGTGTGGACAGCGCTGGTGCgagcgcactcccagtcggacgcCGCCGCGCGCGATGCCGTGGCGCTCTACGCCCAGATGCATCACGGTTGCCCGGGGATCAAGCCGCTCACCTTCACCGTTTCCTCCGTGCTGAAGGCGGCGGCTCGCCGCAAGATGCTGCAGGAAGGCGAGCAAGTTCACGTGCACGTGTTCAAGAATGGATTCCAAACCGACGAACGCATTGCGACGACGTTGGTTGATTTCTATGCGAAGTGCAGCAGGCTGGATGACGCCCGCAGGGTGTTCGACAGATTGTCCGTTAAGGATGCTCAGCTGTATAACACTATGATTGCTGCACATATGGAGGGAGGTGAGGTGGAGCGTGCAGAGGAGCTCTTCCAGACGATGCCGGAGAGGAACGCATACACACTTGTGGAGATGGTTTGTGGGTACTCCGCACGTGGTGATATGGACTCTGCAAAGCGTCTCTTTGAAATAGCAGTGGCAAAGGGAGCAGAAAACACGGTTGTGTGTACAGCCATGATATCTGGCTATGCGAAAACTGGCAATGCCGATGATGCTAGGGCCGTCTTTGATGGAATGAGAGTGCGGGATGCTGCAACCTGGAATGTGATGATTGGCATGTATTCAGGTGCTGGTCGGGCTGCAGAGGCTGTGGATCTCTTCAAGATTATGCTGGAGACTAGAGCAAGGCCAAAGGTGGAGCCAAACCACACTACAATCTCTATTGTTGCAGCTGCATGCGCGCAGTGTGGGTTACCGTCTCAGGCTAGTTGGATACAGGATTATGTGGATCGTCATACGATGTTGTTGAACAACCATACTGTAGCTGCCCTCATTGATATGCACTCAAAGTGTGGTAATATAGAAAGGGCACTTGACTTGTTCTGCAGCTGGAGGCAAAGAGATCTTATCTGTTACAGTTCTATGATCTCTGCATTGGGCATGCATGGTCGTGGAAAAGATGCAATTGCGGTTTTTAACGAGTTGTGTGACAATGGCTTTGACCCCGATGAAATCTGTTTTGTGTCAGTCCTCAATGCTTGCAGTCATACAGGTCTGATTGATGAGGGACGCGGATACTTCAAGACGATGAAGGATGACTACAACATTATTCCTACTGTAGAACATTATCTGTGCGTGGTGGACTTGCTTGGTCGTGCGGGATGCATTGATGAAGCTTACCAAATGATCACACATGAGATGCCAAAGGACATTGAACCACATGCTGGAATTTGGGGCGCTCTGTTAAGCGCCTGTAGGACTTACTCAAATGTGGAGATTGGGGAGGTGGCAGCAAGTCACCTATTCAAGTTGGAACCAAATAACGTGGGGAATTATGTCCTGCTTTCAAATATATACGCAAATGCAAAGAAGTGGGATGGAGTCCAAAAGGTTCGAGCCCTCCTGAGGAGACAAGGAATGAAGAAGCCGCCTGGGTGGAGCCAAGTTGATGCTGAAGGCAGTCTTAGAGAGTATATCACTGGTGAGCTTGACAGTGTGCTAGAGGCGGTCTTGGAGATACTGAATTGGGAGCTCAAGGATCATGGTTACACGCCAATCATAGAAGAtgaatga